The nucleotide window AAACTGGTTCACCATTCACCGAATATCACCTCTTTTCCACACTATATGAACGCAACTCCCAAGTAGTTCCCGATAACTCTAGGCATTTCCTTAAGAGATGCGGAATAGTGAACGAAGCGAGCGCTCCATTCAAATACACTGGAAATCATACCACCAATTCTACAAAAAGACAAAACAATTTTTCACCCTATAAGCAATTTCGAAAGCTTGTATAAAGTCAGTGACCATACCGTCTGTCAAGCGGTTACAACAAATATTTGCGCGCGCACTTACGGGCAAATTTATTTGGTGGACTTTTTCAAATCCAAATTCATCAAATAAATAAGAGACTCGGCAAAATTGCCGAATCTCTTTAGAGTTTATTTCGTTCCAAACAGACGGTCACCGGCATCACCGAGACCAGGTACAATGTAGCCATCTTCGTTCAAGTGGTCGTCTAAAGCGGCCGTGAAGATATCCACGTCCGGATGAGCAGCCCGTAATGCTTTGACCCCTTCTGGTGCGGAAACTAAGCAAACGAACTTCATGTTCTTTTCACTAGCACCACGCTTCTTCAAGGCATCAATTGCCATGATGGCAGAACCACCAGTAGCCAGCATTGGGTCCACAATGAAAATTTGCCGTTGATCAATGTCAGATGGCATTTTTACGAAGTATTCATGGGGTTGGAGTGTTTTTTCGTCACGATACATCCCTATATGACCGACCTTAGCGGCAGGAATCAACTCTAAGATACCGTCGACCATCCCGATTCCAGCTCGTAGAATTGGAACAATGGCGACCTTCTTACCAGAGAGTTCCTTAGCAGTCATCTTAGACACTGGCGTCTCGATTACCTTATCTTGCAATGGCATATCACGTGAGACTTCGTATGCCATCAAAGTCGAGATTTCGTTGACAACCTCGCGGAAACTGCGGGTCCCACAGTTCTTACTACGAATGATTGTCAGCTTGTGTTGAATCAACGGGTGGTCGAGTACTTGAAACTTACCCATGAATAAACGCTCCTTTATGATTTCTTTCAATTGTACCATGTATCGTCAACGACAGAACAGACAATTTGAAATGAAACCGTTTTTTCTAAAAAAGTTATGGCAACGCGGTTAGTGGGTGAGCACTAGTCAAGGCTTGAACCCGTTCACGGACTTGGTTTAACACGGCCTCATCTTCAGAATTTTCAATGGTCTGCATAATTAAACGAGCGACCTCACGACATTCGTCAGCGTTAAACCCACGGGTCGTGATTGCTGGTGTCCCCAAACGAATTCCAGACGTCTTAAATGGACTCAGTGGTTCGTTCGGAATAGACTCTTTATTAGTCGTAATCATGACACTATCCAGTAATTCTTGGGCTTGTTTTCCATTCAATGGTGTCTTCGTTAAGTCAATCGTCATCAAATGGTTGTCCGTCCCACCAGAAATGACCCGCACGTCGTCCATCTTGTTGAATTCGTCGGCCATCGCATGTGCATTGTCAATAATCTGTTGTGAATATTGTGTAAACTCTGGTTGCAGGTCTTCGTGTAAGGCAACCGCCTTGGCTGCAATTACGTGTTCCAGTGGCCCACCCTGTGTTCCAGGAAATACGGCTGAATTGATTTTCTTAGCATTCTCAGCCTGAGAAAGAATCAAACCACCCCGTGGTCCCCGTAGAGTCTTGTGAGTCGTCGTTGTGACAACATCAGCAATTCCCACTGGACTAGGGTGCAAGCCTGAGGCTACTAACCCAGCAATATGCGCCATATCCACCATCAGATAGGCACCCACTTCATCGGCGATGTCACGGAATGCTTGCCAATCAATGATACGTGAATAAGCTGAAGCCCCCGCCACAATCATCTGTGGTTTGACCTTTTTAGCAATATCCCGAATCATATCGTAATCCAATAATTCCGTCTCAGGATTTAACCCGTAACCATAATCCTTATAAATCTTTCCAGAGAAGTTAACACTGGCTCCGTGCGTTAAATGCCCCCCAGCATCTAAGCTCATCCCTAGAATGATGTCTCCAGGCTTCAAGAATGCCGCGTAGGCTGCCTGGTTTGCCTGAGAACCGGAGTGAGGTTGCACATTGGCATATTCAGCGCCAAAGAGCTTCTTAGCACGGTCAATGGCCAGTTGCTCAACCACGTCAATGTACTGAGCACCACCGTAATACCGTTTACCAGGATACCCTTCAGCATATTTGTTGGTCAAAACGGAACCCTGTGCTTCACGGACCGCGTGACTCACAATATTTTCGGACGCAATCAGTTCAATTGTGTTTTCCTGACGGTCTTCTTCCTTCGCAATGGCATTCCACAGTTCTGGATCTTGGTCTTTAAAATTCATGTTAACCCCTCCTAAGCAGTGATTAGATTAATTCTACCAGAAAGATTCATTTCAGCTGCACGACTTGGCTTACAAATTTAATTATTAGTAAAGTGAGTCTGCCCAGCCGATTTATTCAAGCGATTCATGTAGGCGGCTCCCAGGCCGTGATCATCAAATCCTTGTGCCAAAATACTTTTGACTGGTGACTCCAAGTCAAAGTGACGAAGTCCAGCAAACAACTGGTGACTCGCCGTCTGCATATCAGCCCCCAGCGTGAAGAACTCCGCGTTAGCTGGTAATTGGTCATTAGCAATCGTAGCGTCTAACGCCATAACGCCTACCTGACCATCCTGTTGGCCGGCCCAAGTTAGAGCAACTGGCCAGTCTTCCTCATGGTCGACAATGTAGACCTGCGCGTTTGGCGCATAATGTTTGTACTTCATGCCTGGTGCCTTAGGAACTTCGCCTGCACCAACGTGATGATGGTTAGACCGAACCGTACCAATCACTTTTTCAAGCTGCTCCTCAGTCACCCCACCTGGACGCAAAATGGTGGGCACGTCCGTAGACATGTCTAAAACAGTTGATTCCACCCCAACTCTAGTGGGACCATCATCCAAAATACCGGCAATCTTGCCATTTAAGTCATGATAAACGTGTTCCGCCAGCGTTGGGCTAGGCTTCCCCGACGTATTCGCCGAAGGACCAACCAGTGGCACGCCAGATTCACGAATCAAATCCAGCGTAGGCTGGTTGTCCGGATTCCGGAAAGCAGCGGTAGTCAAGCCACCGGTTACGGACTTAGAAAGTGCCCCTGGTTGAAGTTCAAAAATTAATGTCAGGGGGCCGGGCCAGAAAGCCTTAATCAGCTTTTCAGCA belongs to Levilactobacillus yonginensis and includes:
- the upp gene encoding uracil phosphoribosyltransferase, translated to MGKFQVLDHPLIQHKLTIIRSKNCGTRSFREVVNEISTLMAYEVSRDMPLQDKVIETPVSKMTAKELSGKKVAIVPILRAGIGMVDGILELIPAAKVGHIGMYRDEKTLQPHEYFVKMPSDIDQRQIFIVDPMLATGGSAIMAIDALKKRGASEKNMKFVCLVSAPEGVKALRAAHPDVDIFTAALDDHLNEDGYIVPGLGDAGDRLFGTK
- the glyA gene encoding serine hydroxymethyltransferase, whose translation is MNFKDQDPELWNAIAKEEDRQENTIELIASENIVSHAVREAQGSVLTNKYAEGYPGKRYYGGAQYIDVVEQLAIDRAKKLFGAEYANVQPHSGSQANQAAYAAFLKPGDIILGMSLDAGGHLTHGASVNFSGKIYKDYGYGLNPETELLDYDMIRDIAKKVKPQMIVAGASAYSRIIDWQAFRDIADEVGAYLMVDMAHIAGLVASGLHPSPVGIADVVTTTTHKTLRGPRGGLILSQAENAKKINSAVFPGTQGGPLEHVIAAKAVALHEDLQPEFTQYSQQIIDNAHAMADEFNKMDDVRVISGGTDNHLMTIDLTKTPLNGKQAQELLDSVMITTNKESIPNEPLSPFKTSGIRLGTPAITTRGFNADECREVARLIMQTIENSEDEAVLNQVRERVQALTSAHPLTALP
- a CDS encoding L-threonylcarbamoyladenylate synthase, with protein sequence METKIFKPNQIDQAAAAIKAGELVAFPTETVYGLGADATNEAAVKQVYQAKGRPSDNPLIVHVTGVDQVRKYAQPLPAAAEKLIKAFWPGPLTLIFELQPGALSKSVTGGLTTAAFRNPDNQPTLDLIRESGVPLVGPSANTSGKPSPTLAEHVYHDLNGKIAGILDDGPTRVGVESTVLDMSTDVPTILRPGGVTEEQLEKVIGTVRSNHHHVGAGEVPKAPGMKYKHYAPNAQVYIVDHEEDWPVALTWAGQQDGQVGVMALDATIANDQLPANAEFFTLGADMQTASHQLFAGLRHFDLESPVKSILAQGFDDHGLGAAYMNRLNKSAGQTHFTNN